The stretch of DNA GGACGTCAGCACGTTGGAAACTGTAGAAAAGCTTCCGATTTCTACAATGGATGCCGCCGTCGAACAAATCACTGGCAACCGAAAAAAGCTGGCAACGCTACAAGGCGCGAGTACTGGGGTTGGCGGTGTTTTCACTTTAACAATCGACATTCCCCTCTTGCTCGGGTTGCAATTGAAAACTTTGCAGGACATCGCGATTTGTTATGGCTATGACCCCAACAGGAAAGAAGAACGTTTGTTTATCATAAAATGCCTGCAATTTGTTTCTGCCGACATGGTAGGCAAACAAACCATTTTGGCTCAACTATCCCGTTTCGATTCGCCTGACGAGGCGTCTAAGCGTGAAATTCTATCGGAACTACAGGGCTGGCGTGAAGTCTTTTTTTCCTATCGGGATCAAATTGGTTGGAAAAAATTCTTTCAAATGATTCCGATTGCCGGTCTCGTGTTCGGCGCCTTCATTAACCGTTCTGCTGTAAATGATATTGCGGAAGCAGGGAAAATGCTTTATCGGAAAAGAAGGATTGTTGAGAGGCTGGAAATGCAAAAAGGTTAAGTGTGCCAACATTACAATCAATCCTCACCAAAATAAAAAGAACGCCTAAATGGGCGTCCTGACGAAATTGATTTGCAGTCTTGCTGCTTGAGTTTATTTGCTTCTTACAAACAACAGTTTATACCATTGAATCACGAGGAACGGCATGATGGACAAGCTGTAA from Bacillus sp. OxB-1 encodes:
- a CDS encoding EcsC family protein yields the protein MEELKKVEKWEKDQSDLWFWEKLGRLPFKIIDKWTPDFIQRKIGVLLDELGQYIQTGGSYLSSVSKVSSYYPDLDVSTLETVEKLPISTMDAAVEQITGNRKKLATLQGASTGVGGVFTLTIDIPLLLGLQLKTLQDIAICYGYDPNRKEERLFIIKCLQFVSADMVGKQTILAQLSRFDSPDEASKREILSELQGWREVFFSYRDQIGWKKFFQMIPIAGLVFGAFINRSAVNDIAEAGKMLYRKRRIVERLEMQKG